The following proteins are co-located in the Flectobacillus major DSM 103 genome:
- a CDS encoding riboflavin synthase — MFTGIIEAIGEVVDIQAEGSNITFKLTCPFTQELKVDQSLAHNGVCLTVVDIQGSVYAVTAIDETLKKTNLGRLSVGSKVNLERCMPANGRFDGHIVQGHVDQTGIVTAITEQDGSWLYDFEYEPNNQNITVEKGSICINGTSLTVFNSGTNTFRVAIIPYTYEHTVFHTLQVGDTVNLEFDIVGKYIRKMMNL, encoded by the coding sequence ATGTTTACAGGAATTATAGAGGCCATCGGCGAAGTAGTAGATATTCAGGCAGAAGGCAGCAATATTACATTCAAATTGACATGTCCATTTACCCAAGAACTCAAAGTAGACCAAAGCTTGGCTCACAATGGTGTTTGCTTAACCGTAGTAGATATTCAAGGCTCTGTGTATGCTGTAACAGCCATCGACGAAACCCTCAAGAAAACCAACCTTGGCCGATTGTCTGTAGGCTCGAAAGTAAACCTAGAGCGTTGTATGCCTGCCAATGGCCGTTTTGATGGACATATTGTACAGGGGCATGTCGACCAAACAGGTATTGTTACTGCTATTACCGAGCAAGATGGTTCGTGGCTATATGATTTTGAATATGAGCCAAACAACCAAAATATTACAGTAGAAAAAGGCTCTATTTGTATTAATGGAACAAGCTTAACCGTTTTTAATTCAGGTACAAATACTTTTAGGGTAGCCATTATTCCTTACACTTACGAGCATACGGTTTTTCATACTTTACAAGTAGGCGATACCGTTAATCTCGAATTTGATATTGTAGGGAAGTATATCCGAAAAATGATGAATCTCTAA
- a CDS encoding beta-N-acetylhexosaminidase, producing the protein MKKAQMLLFFTLWSLQRLLAQQVIPEPVFQQKVAGEFVFSPDIKIHIPAGNEEIANIANFLSESIALPTGYKLPVSTTPRIGKHINFKLEKTTFKVLGQEEGYSLEITPKHIDIKAHSASGMFYAVQTLLQLLPKQIEAKQYQKLTWKIPCTSITDYPRYAWRGIMLDVSRHFYPKEYIKKFIDQLAKYKFNTFHWHLTDDQGWRIEIKSFPKLTSVGAWRVPRIGNWWDRELPLQGETPNYGGFYTQDDIREIVAYAQSRYIQILPEIDVPGHSLAMLAAYPELSCAGGNKFQVNGGWRFYREVENSLCPSNEKVYDFLDKVFGEIAGLFPHRYIHVGGDECYKGYWEKSPECQALMKRENLKNTDELQSYFIKRVEKILASKGKKLIGWDEILDGGLAPDATVMSWRGAKGGIEAAKQNHAVVMSPNTHAYLDLYQGDPLAEPNTYDMLRLKKVYSFEPTPSGVNESLILGGQGNLWTESIPNVRHLEYMMYPRAWALSEVLWSKKEKRNWNYFATKMETHFGRMDEAKINYARSVYDPVIRTIKEGNAIKVEMQTELSNLDIYYSFDGTNPDNFFPKYQGKTLVIPKNASYLKVQTYRAGKPIGQRITIPVKTLLDRVGRFQNVID; encoded by the coding sequence ATGAAAAAAGCTCAAATGCTATTATTCTTCACTTTGTGGTCTTTACAACGCCTATTGGCTCAACAAGTAATTCCCGAACCTGTTTTTCAACAAAAAGTAGCTGGTGAGTTTGTGTTTTCACCCGATATTAAAATACATATTCCTGCAGGAAACGAAGAAATTGCCAATATCGCTAACTTTTTGTCGGAAAGTATAGCCTTACCTACAGGCTACAAATTGCCAGTATCGACAACGCCCCGAATAGGAAAGCATATCAATTTTAAACTTGAAAAAACCACTTTCAAGGTACTCGGGCAGGAGGAGGGATATTCCCTAGAAATTACCCCTAAGCATATCGACATCAAGGCACATTCTGCCAGTGGAATGTTTTATGCTGTACAAACTTTATTGCAACTTTTGCCCAAGCAAATAGAAGCCAAACAGTACCAAAAACTTACGTGGAAAATACCATGTACAAGCATAACCGATTACCCAAGGTACGCTTGGCGTGGTATTATGCTAGACGTAAGCCGCCATTTTTATCCAAAAGAATATATTAAAAAATTTATCGACCAACTGGCAAAGTACAAATTCAATACTTTTCATTGGCACTTGACCGACGATCAAGGTTGGCGAATAGAAATTAAATCATTCCCAAAACTAACTTCAGTTGGAGCATGGCGTGTACCCCGAATCGGTAACTGGTGGGACAGAGAACTGCCCTTACAAGGAGAAACCCCCAACTATGGAGGCTTTTACACACAGGACGATATTCGGGAAATTGTGGCTTATGCCCAGTCGAGGTATATCCAAATCCTTCCCGAGATAGATGTGCCAGGGCATAGCCTTGCTATGCTAGCGGCGTATCCCGAACTATCGTGTGCAGGAGGCAATAAGTTTCAGGTAAATGGCGGTTGGCGGTTTTATCGTGAAGTAGAAAATTCGCTTTGCCCTTCCAACGAAAAAGTGTACGATTTTCTGGACAAAGTTTTTGGGGAGATTGCAGGGCTTTTTCCGCATCGCTATATTCATGTTGGGGGCGACGAATGTTATAAAGGTTATTGGGAAAAAAGCCCCGAATGTCAGGCATTGATGAAGCGAGAAAACCTAAAGAATACCGATGAGTTACAGAGTTATTTTATAAAAAGAGTAGAGAAAATATTGGCCTCTAAGGGGAAAAAACTCATTGGATGGGACGAAATTTTGGATGGTGGCCTTGCTCCAGATGCCACTGTGATGTCATGGCGAGGAGCAAAAGGAGGTATCGAAGCCGCCAAACAAAACCATGCCGTAGTAATGTCGCCCAATACCCATGCTTATTTAGATTTGTACCAAGGCGACCCTCTGGCCGAGCCTAATACCTATGATATGCTACGCTTGAAAAAGGTGTATAGCTTTGAACCAACACCAAGCGGTGTCAACGAATCATTGATATTGGGTGGGCAAGGCAACCTGTGGACAGAATCTATACCCAATGTTCGTCATTTAGAATACATGATGTATCCACGAGCATGGGCTTTGTCGGAAGTACTGTGGAGTAAGAAAGAAAAACGAAATTGGAATTATTTTGCTACAAAAATGGAAACACACTTTGGCCGAATGGACGAAGCAAAAATCAATTATGCTCGCAGTGTGTACGACCCCGTAATTAGGACAATCAAAGAAGGCAATGCCATAAAAGTAGAAATGCAAACAGAACTAAGTAATTTGGATATCTATTATTCGTTTGATGGTACCAATCCAGACAACTTTTTCCCAAAATACCAAGGCAAAACCCTGGTGATTCCTAAAAATGCAAGTTACCTGAAGGTACAAACCTACCGAGCTGGCAAGCCAATCGGACAACGTATTACTATTCCCGTAAAAACACTACTGGACAGAGTTGGGCGTTTTCAGAATGTCATAGATTAG
- a CDS encoding YpdA family putative bacillithiol disulfide reductase, whose product MNNYDLIIIGAGPIGLACGLEAQQAGFTYLILEKGCLVNSLYNYPANMTFFSTSERLEIGDVPFVSNNAKPTRSEALEYYRRVALHRNLKINLFEEVQAVTPFETQYQVKTPKNTYQASHIVIATGFYDIPFLMNVPGEDLPKVTHYYQEPHFYSMQNVLVVGANNSAVDAALETWRKGANVSMVIKGDGIGARVKYWAKPDIENRIAEGSIKGYFNATVAAIRENEVDINTPEGLVTIPNDYVIAMTGYQPNLAFLQKIGIELSDDDIRKPFYDENTQETNLPNVYLAGVICGGMNTHSLFIENSRVHATHIIQKIIQAKA is encoded by the coding sequence ATGAACAACTACGACTTAATTATTATTGGGGCTGGCCCTATTGGCTTGGCTTGTGGCCTCGAAGCCCAACAAGCTGGCTTTACTTATTTGATTCTTGAAAAAGGCTGTTTGGTCAATTCGTTGTACAACTACCCTGCCAATATGACCTTTTTTAGTACTTCCGAAAGGTTAGAAATCGGCGATGTTCCGTTTGTATCTAATAATGCCAAGCCCACTCGTTCAGAAGCTTTGGAGTATTACCGCCGTGTGGCTTTGCACAGAAACTTGAAAATAAACCTTTTTGAAGAAGTACAAGCCGTAACTCCTTTTGAAACACAATACCAAGTAAAAACTCCTAAAAATACCTATCAAGCCAGTCATATTGTTATAGCAACGGGGTTTTATGATATTCCTTTTTTGATGAACGTACCGGGGGAAGATTTGCCCAAAGTAACCCATTATTATCAAGAACCTCATTTCTATTCTATGCAAAATGTATTGGTTGTTGGAGCTAATAATTCGGCAGTAGATGCAGCCTTGGAAACATGGCGAAAAGGTGCCAATGTAAGCATGGTAATAAAAGGCGATGGTATTGGTGCTAGGGTAAAATATTGGGCCAAACCCGATATTGAAAACCGTATTGCAGAAGGTTCTATTAAGGGCTATTTTAATGCTACTGTAGCCGCTATTCGGGAAAACGAAGTGGATATTAATACGCCCGAGGGCTTGGTTACGATTCCAAACGACTATGTGATTGCCATGACAGGGTATCAACCCAACTTGGCATTTTTACAAAAAATAGGCATTGAATTGTCAGATGATGACATCCGAAAACCATTTTATGATGAAAATACTCAAGAAACAAATTTACCTAACGTTTATTTAGCAGGCGTTATCTGTGGTGGTATGAATACGCATTCGCTCTTTATAGAAAATTCGAGAGTTCATGCAACTCATATTATTCAGAAAATCATACAAGCCAAAGCATAA
- a CDS encoding transglutaminase domain-containing protein, with the protein MKYILSIVLLAFLPKCFSQNPVKKLAAQLTSTQPTDSLKMVAIFHWITDNIHYDFATFNERLPTLDLGNTQSSAVVLSSKKAICGGYANIFYDLCQYAGLKTQIIEGFGKVRNSSNPADSTFRIESHAWNAVKINQKWYLIDLTWSAGAMINDQFQQRKTWDFYLTIPSQFLLTHYPFDPLWQLSDNIITEKEFIKGPPFRYSRKFPLGKTLLTFEQLDSTSRVVSSQERILQHDPNNNNAYNTLGFHYAMKSTQILENYTAISRKIRENKIPHQQQQTALTYKEQLFSLLNQAEVELNKALDYYNHIAPQALIKGVNDNKNSIFMNLEAIRKDREMMNKYYSAMSKNKR; encoded by the coding sequence ATGAAATACATCCTTAGCATTGTTTTACTCGCTTTTTTGCCTAAATGTTTTTCTCAAAACCCTGTAAAAAAACTCGCAGCACAACTGACAAGTACACAACCGACAGACTCGTTGAAAATGGTAGCTATTTTTCATTGGATAACCGACAATATTCATTACGATTTTGCTACTTTCAACGAGCGATTGCCAACCCTAGATTTGGGCAATACGCAGTCGAGTGCTGTAGTACTTTCGTCGAAAAAGGCTATTTGTGGTGGATACGCCAATATTTTTTATGATTTATGTCAATATGCAGGTCTTAAAACACAAATTATTGAAGGGTTTGGCAAAGTTCGCAATTCTTCAAACCCCGCAGATTCTACTTTTAGAATAGAAAGTCATGCGTGGAATGCTGTAAAAATTAATCAAAAATGGTATTTAATAGACCTCACTTGGAGTGCTGGAGCTATGATTAATGACCAATTTCAGCAACGCAAAACTTGGGATTTTTACCTTACAATACCTTCGCAGTTTTTGCTGACTCATTATCCATTCGACCCACTCTGGCAACTGTCAGATAATATCATTACCGAAAAAGAATTTATCAAAGGCCCTCCTTTTCGGTATAGTCGTAAATTCCCACTTGGAAAGACACTATTAACTTTTGAGCAGCTTGATTCTACCAGTAGGGTTGTCAGCAGCCAAGAGCGTATTTTACAACACGACCCTAACAACAACAACGCTTATAATACTTTGGGCTTCCACTATGCCATGAAATCTACCCAGATTTTAGAAAACTATACCGCTATTTCTCGGAAAATACGAGAAAACAAAATACCCCACCAGCAACAGCAAACTGCACTTACTTATAAAGAACAGCTCTTTAGCTTGCTGAATCAGGCCGAAGTGGAACTAAATAAAGCCTTAGATTATTATAATCATATAGCCCCTCAAGCTCTTATTAAGGGAGTTAACGATAATAAAAATTCTATTTTCATGAATCTTGAGGCAATTAGAAAAGACCGTGAAATGATGAACAAATATTACTCTGCCATGAGTAAAAATAAAAGATGA
- a CDS encoding VOC family protein, which translates to MKAIYQYVSIFAIAILFTSKTYAQDTPKGITILSYNHVGLAVKDLKVSSAFYREIIGLTPVSVPDNLLSIRRWFQIAPGQELHLLLGRNEPVSNNDKNGAHFSLSIPTNSADGIEAFLKSKGIAYHRQQRFDGAFQIYVTDPDGYVIELNEPKR; encoded by the coding sequence ATGAAAGCAATTTATCAGTACGTTTCAATTTTTGCTATCGCAATTTTGTTTACCAGTAAAACTTATGCACAAGATACCCCCAAAGGTATTACCATTTTATCTTATAATCATGTAGGTTTGGCGGTAAAAGACCTTAAAGTAAGCTCTGCTTTTTATCGAGAAATAATAGGGTTAACACCTGTAAGTGTACCCGATAATTTATTGTCTATTCGACGTTGGTTTCAGATAGCACCAGGGCAAGAACTCCATTTGTTATTGGGGCGAAACGAGCCTGTAAGCAACAATGACAAAAATGGGGCTCACTTTTCATTGAGTATTCCGACTAATTCAGCCGATGGAATAGAAGCTTTTTTGAAAAGTAAAGGCATAGCCTATCATCGCCAACAACGTTTTGATGGAGCTTTTCAAATTTATGTAACCGACCCCGACGGCTATGTAATAGAACTAAACGAGCCAAAGAGATAG
- a CDS encoding head GIN domain-containing protein yields the protein MKLQTYLRSALTLGAIILFSTFAVAQSKKDFNLSGFNEIEMSSAFIVDISQGNSYKVSVEAEREEDLNDLEVKIKGKRLVASYKNNSGWSWGKNRKRVHFTITLPDLKALDFSGATRSKVWGFNDLEYLKVTYSGASHSELNLNADKIVFDISGASNVTLKGKGGIMKLEASGASKFNALEFSTKDADLDVSGATSVRVNAQKSLNVEASGASSVRYIGTPSVRSDVSGASSVKSE from the coding sequence ATGAAACTTCAAACCTACCTTCGCAGTGCCCTTACTTTAGGTGCTATTATTTTATTCAGTACATTCGCAGTTGCTCAAAGCAAAAAAGATTTTAACTTATCGGGCTTCAACGAAATCGAAATGTCAAGTGCCTTTATTGTTGATATATCACAAGGAAATTCGTACAAAGTAAGTGTCGAAGCAGAAAGAGAAGAAGACCTAAACGACCTTGAAGTAAAAATCAAAGGAAAGCGTTTGGTGGCTTCTTACAAAAACAATAGCGGTTGGTCGTGGGGAAAAAACCGCAAAAGAGTACATTTTACGATTACTCTTCCAGATTTAAAAGCATTAGATTTTTCGGGAGCAACTCGTTCAAAAGTATGGGGTTTTAATGACCTCGAATACCTAAAAGTTACCTATTCGGGAGCATCACATTCAGAGCTTAACCTCAATGCCGACAAAATTGTATTTGATATTTCGGGAGCATCGAATGTAACCTTGAAAGGAAAAGGAGGCATCATGAAATTAGAAGCTTCTGGGGCCAGTAAATTCAATGCTTTGGAATTTAGTACAAAAGACGCCGACCTAGATGTTTCGGGAGCAACAAGTGTACGTGTAAACGCCCAGAAATCATTGAATGTAGAAGCAAGCGGTGCATCGTCGGTACGTTACATAGGTACACCTTCGGTGCGAAGCGATGTGTCGGGAGCATCATCAGTAAAAAGCGAATAA
- a CDS encoding PspC domain-containing protein: MKKTISINIAGIIFYIEEDGYEKLGNYLKAIQLHFASYEGSKEIIHDIEARIAEKFWDKQKKENTQAITLDDVEELIASMGTVSDFEAIQEEEDLLAEESNTEKGSSSTYSENPQSEKSSNNGSQQAPYGPKKLFRDTKRKLLGGVCAGFAHYLGIDALWVRLIFLVLFIGLSPVTQSPLSGVIFVLYIASWIAFPSNFNIEDDDTIKKFYRNPDQKVLGGVVSGLASYTGFDLGMLRFIFVVMIFMFGSGIVIYLILWIIAPEAKTITDKMQMTGEPITLENIESNIKKTLSTENKPEDTLTKLLLLPFRLISQLVKAVGPIAAFFATIIRFSAGSIMLLTALATVLVLFFSLFVGITALENGHVFIGDDLPVGLIARDASPIMFIGGFLAAIVPTTMVGLAGISLITRRSLFTPVIWQSLFGIFFVGLFASMYTGVRYAKNFARTSSIENTITYNFGKKTPLLDSKNIDDNFRFETNLELIGYEGTELKLEKEIRAKGKDKKDAEKNALAITYSVVNKDSVLLFDNKFEFTENARFRDQRVKMKLYIPFEKPFSMTRQFAYFIENRVPNKYFDTDKNLFKGSLWQFNKNGELECLNRFPIEYSNDNNYDSFDDESDFSSSQFVQKLPLKDFEAIQTDLVGVTTLVVKQGENYKVEVAGTQQFVEQIKAEVVNNRLKISSKNKNNSQSVLEIHITVPRLTDLAILEGVGTTSLKDFDGDRLSIEMRGNNQIKLSGRTNQLQVKGFGITHLEAFDLEADNAKIEVTDNARAEVKVNHNLEAKAKQVAQIRYKGDALVQKTLTDNGIITKANDE; this comes from the coding sequence ATGAAAAAGACTATTTCTATCAATATAGCAGGTATCATTTTCTATATAGAAGAAGATGGTTACGAAAAACTAGGGAATTACCTCAAAGCTATTCAGTTGCATTTTGCTTCTTATGAGGGCTCAAAAGAAATTATCCATGATATTGAGGCTCGTATAGCCGAAAAATTTTGGGACAAACAAAAAAAGGAAAATACCCAAGCCATTACCCTCGACGACGTAGAGGAGTTGATTGCATCGATGGGAACAGTTTCTGATTTTGAAGCCATTCAAGAAGAAGAAGACCTTTTGGCAGAAGAAAGCAATACCGAAAAAGGCTCAAGTAGCACTTATTCTGAAAACCCTCAAAGTGAAAAATCATCAAACAATGGTTCACAACAAGCACCTTATGGCCCCAAAAAGCTATTCAGAGATACCAAAAGAAAACTTTTGGGAGGTGTTTGTGCAGGATTTGCTCATTATCTAGGCATAGATGCCCTTTGGGTTCGTCTTATCTTTTTGGTGCTATTTATAGGCCTTTCGCCAGTTACACAATCACCATTGAGCGGGGTAATTTTTGTGCTATACATAGCATCATGGATTGCTTTCCCTTCTAATTTCAACATTGAAGACGACGATACTATCAAGAAATTCTACCGTAACCCCGACCAAAAGGTCCTCGGTGGTGTGGTTAGTGGGCTAGCATCGTACACGGGTTTCGACCTCGGAATGTTACGATTTATCTTTGTTGTAATGATATTCATGTTTGGGTCGGGCATTGTTATCTATCTTATATTGTGGATAATAGCCCCCGAAGCAAAAACCATTACCGATAAAATGCAGATGACTGGCGAGCCTATTACCTTAGAGAATATAGAATCGAATATCAAAAAAACCTTGTCTACTGAAAACAAACCCGAGGATACTCTCACCAAACTTTTGTTGCTACCGTTTCGACTCATATCACAATTGGTAAAAGCAGTAGGCCCTATTGCAGCGTTTTTTGCCACAATCATACGCTTTAGTGCAGGTAGTATCATGCTATTAACAGCCTTAGCTACAGTATTGGTGTTATTTTTCTCGTTGTTTGTGGGTATTACAGCTTTAGAAAACGGTCATGTTTTTATTGGCGACGACCTACCTGTTGGCCTAATTGCACGAGATGCCTCTCCTATCATGTTTATTGGTGGTTTTTTGGCGGCTATTGTTCCTACTACTATGGTAGGTTTGGCAGGTATTTCATTGATTACACGCCGTAGCTTGTTTACGCCAGTTATTTGGCAGAGTCTTTTTGGAATCTTCTTTGTTGGTTTGTTTGCCAGTATGTACACAGGAGTACGCTACGCCAAAAACTTTGCCCGTACATCGTCTATCGAAAATACGATAACTTATAATTTTGGTAAAAAAACGCCTTTACTCGATAGCAAAAATATTGATGATAACTTCCGCTTTGAAACCAATCTCGAACTTATTGGCTACGAAGGCACAGAGCTTAAACTAGAAAAAGAAATAAGAGCCAAAGGAAAAGACAAAAAAGATGCCGAAAAGAATGCCTTAGCCATTACCTATTCGGTGGTTAATAAAGATTCGGTATTGCTGTTCGACAATAAGTTTGAGTTTACCGAAAATGCTCGTTTCCGTGACCAACGTGTTAAAATGAAGCTTTATATTCCTTTCGAAAAGCCCTTCAGTATGACACGCCAGTTTGCTTACTTTATCGAAAACCGAGTACCAAACAAGTATTTCGACACAGACAAAAACCTTTTCAAAGGCTCGCTTTGGCAGTTTAATAAAAATGGTGAACTAGAATGCCTCAATAGGTTTCCTATAGAATACTCTAATGATAACAATTATGACAGTTTTGATGATGAAAGCGATTTCTCATCTTCACAATTTGTACAAAAACTCCCGCTAAAAGACTTTGAAGCAATTCAAACCGACTTGGTAGGCGTAACCACTCTGGTAGTTAAACAGGGCGAAAACTACAAAGTAGAGGTTGCAGGAACACAGCAGTTTGTAGAACAAATTAAAGCTGAGGTGGTCAATAACAGATTAAAAATTAGTAGTAAAAATAAAAACAATAGCCAGTCGGTTCTCGAAATCCATATTACAGTACCACGCTTAACCGACCTTGCTATTTTGGAAGGTGTGGGTACTACCAGCCTCAAAGACTTTGACGGCGACAGGTTATCTATAGAAATGCGTGGCAATAATCAAATAAAACTTTCGGGACGCACCAACCAGCTTCAAGTAAAAGGGTTCGGCATAACTCATTTAGAAGCCTTTGACCTTGAAGCCGACAATGCCAAAATAGAAGTAACCGACAACGCCCGTGCCGAAGTAAAAGTAAATCACAACTTGGAAGCCAAAGCCAAACAGGTAGCTCAAATCCGCTACAAAGGCGACGCTCTTGTACAAAAAACACTAACCGACAACGGCATCATTACCAAAGCTAATGACGAATAA
- a CDS encoding PadR family transcriptional regulator, whose product MDLENAKVQMRKGILEFCILHIISRGEVYASDMLEELTSAKIMVVEGTLYPLLTRLKNSGLLDYKWVESSSGPPRKYYVLTDNGKLFLEQLESTWIQLQASVGQVIHDSFYHHKEQDDSSPNTTDTANE is encoded by the coding sequence ATGGATTTAGAAAACGCAAAAGTGCAAATGCGGAAAGGGATTTTGGAGTTCTGCATTTTGCATATCATATCAAGAGGCGAGGTATATGCCTCGGATATGCTTGAAGAACTCACTTCGGCCAAAATTATGGTGGTAGAAGGTACTCTTTACCCTTTATTGACTCGTCTGAAAAACTCAGGTCTTTTAGATTACAAATGGGTAGAATCATCGTCGGGGCCACCACGCAAATACTATGTATTAACCGACAACGGCAAGCTATTCTTAGAGCAGCTAGAAAGCACTTGGATACAGCTTCAGGCATCGGTAGGGCAAGTAATTCACGATTCGTTTTATCATCATAAAGAACAAGATGACTCAAGCCCAAACACAACCGATACAGCCAACGAATAA
- a CDS encoding peptidoglycan bridge formation glycyltransferase FemA/FemB family protein translates to MLKIVYPYTQPNFGIDVDCFLFNQPKHWPSQSSESPYSFYWLDNSQEIALASIHIWVTHAQAVSPLRASFGGFELSGQITAIEIQQFVREILQYLSTLGCSSLKLIQCPTCYQANSNILHQILIELGFQVCYTDHNQHLAVTEKPFYTQLHTSAKRRLNKCRQAGITAQLLKKPFNYEAIYQFIIAARIRKNYPISLTLNDFIQLHQQFSAEFKQCVVYDKQQLIATCTLIVVQQNNILYYFLPADHANYLPFSPSIMLIETLYVYAQEQGYEILDLGISSTQGQINEGLFRFKQNLGAITSSKSTYLYTFKTH, encoded by the coding sequence ATGTTAAAAATAGTATATCCTTATACTCAACCCAACTTTGGTATTGACGTTGATTGTTTTTTATTCAATCAGCCCAAACACTGGCCAAGTCAATCGTCGGAGTCGCCCTATTCGTTTTATTGGCTAGATAATTCTCAGGAAATTGCCCTTGCCTCCATTCATATTTGGGTAACCCACGCACAGGCTGTTAGCCCACTCAGGGCAAGCTTTGGCGGTTTTGAGCTTAGTGGGCAGATTACTGCTATCGAGATTCAACAATTTGTCAGGGAAATTCTTCAGTACTTATCTACCTTAGGGTGCTCTTCGCTAAAGCTCATACAATGCCCCACCTGCTATCAGGCTAATAGCAATATTCTACATCAAATATTGATAGAATTAGGATTTCAGGTCTGTTACACCGACCACAATCAGCACCTTGCAGTTACCGAAAAGCCTTTCTATACACAATTACACACTTCGGCCAAACGCCGTTTGAACAAATGCCGACAAGCAGGTATTACAGCCCAGTTGCTCAAAAAACCTTTTAATTATGAGGCCATTTATCAGTTTATTATAGCAGCACGTATTCGCAAAAACTATCCAATTAGTTTAACGCTCAACGATTTCATCCAGCTTCATCAACAATTTTCAGCCGAGTTCAAGCAATGTGTCGTATATGACAAGCAACAGCTTATTGCTACCTGTACCCTAATTGTTGTTCAACAAAACAACATCCTTTATTATTTTCTCCCTGCCGACCATGCCAACTACCTGCCTTTTAGCCCAAGTATTATGTTGATAGAAACCCTTTATGTATATGCCCAAGAACAGGGCTATGAAATATTGGATTTGGGGATTTCGTCGACCCAAGGACAAATCAACGAAGGCCTTTTCCGATTCAAACAAAACCTTGGTGCTATAACCTCCAGTAAATCAACTTATTTATACACTTTCAAAACGCATTAG